Below is a genomic region from Verrucomicrobiia bacterium.
GATGCCGATGCCGCCGCCGATGCTGAAAAACTCCAGCTGGTGCCGCGCCTTCAGTTTCTCAACCAGCGGAATGACCTTGCGCACGGCCAGCTCGAACGGCTTCACGTCCGTGAGCTGCGAGCCAATGTGCATCTGCACGCCGCGCAGCCGGATGTTCTTCAGCCGGCTGGCGCGCTGGTAAACGCCCTCCACCTTTTCAAACGCGATGCCGAATTTGTTCTCGTAGGTGCCGGTGGTGATCTTGGCGTGCGTGCCAGCGTCCACGTTCGGATTGATGCGCACGGCCACCGGCGCGACCTTTTTGAGGCGTGCGGCCACCTGGTTGATGCGGCGCAATTCGGGTTCGCTCTCGACGTTGAAGGAATAAACGCCTTTGCGCAGGGCGAATTCGATTTCCGCCTCCGTTTTGCCGACACCGGCAAAGACGCACTGGCGT
It encodes:
- a CDS encoding alanine racemase, translated to MHSFRYVGNKLYCEGISVESLVKQFGTPLYIYSQATLTDHFQKLDRAMAGVDHLVCYAMKSNSNLAILRTLADLGGGFDIVSAGELQRVIAAGGDPRQCVFAGVGKTEAEIEFALRKGVYSFNVESEPELRRINQVAARLKKVAPVAVRINPNVDAGTHAKITTGTYENKFGIAFEKVEGVYQRASRLKNIRLRGVQMHIGSQLTDVKPFELAVRKVIPLVEKLKARHQLEFFSIGGGIGI